One Yoonia sp. BS5-3 genomic window carries:
- a CDS encoding 3-keto-5-aminohexanoate cleavage protein yields the protein MSDIAGKPCILCCAITGSLPRKADNPAVPISISEQIESSHAAVEAGASIIHAHVRNDDETPTSDPEKFAALQEGLLKHCPGVIIQFSTGGRSGAGRERGGMLPLAPDMASISVGSTNFPTRVYENAPDLIDWLAAKMQKYEITPEVEAFDLSHILQAIDLSKRGVLYGKLYVQFVMGVRNAMPVDKEVFDFYVETMRRRAPKAEWCAAGIGAGQLVVNEWAIAAGGHTRAGLEDNVRLDKATLAPSNAALIKRAAELCAKYERPVAAPAQARDILGLRAA from the coding sequence ATGTCTGATATCGCTGGGAAACCCTGCATTCTTTGTTGTGCAATCACCGGATCACTGCCACGCAAAGCCGATAATCCGGCGGTGCCGATCTCGATCTCAGAGCAGATTGAAAGCAGCCATGCGGCGGTCGAGGCAGGTGCGTCGATCATCCACGCCCATGTGCGCAATGATGATGAGACCCCAACAAGCGACCCCGAAAAATTCGCAGCGCTGCAAGAGGGGTTATTGAAACATTGCCCCGGCGTCATCATCCAGTTTTCAACCGGCGGACGCTCTGGCGCCGGGCGCGAGCGGGGCGGAATGTTGCCTTTGGCCCCTGATATGGCGTCAATCTCGGTTGGCTCCACGAATTTCCCCACGCGCGTCTATGAAAACGCGCCCGATCTGATCGACTGGCTCGCCGCCAAGATGCAGAAGTATGAGATCACGCCAGAGGTCGAAGCCTTTGATCTGAGCCATATCCTGCAAGCGATTGACCTCAGCAAACGCGGCGTCCTTTACGGCAAGCTTTATGTGCAATTCGTCATGGGCGTAAGGAATGCGATGCCCGTCGATAAAGAGGTCTTTGATTTCTACGTGGAAACCATGCGACGCCGCGCGCCCAAGGCAGAATGGTGCGCAGCCGGGATCGGGGCCGGTCAGTTGGTTGTGAACGAATGGGCCATTGCGGCAGGTGGGCATACAAGGGCGGGTCTCGAAGACAATGTCCGCCTTGATAAAGCGACCTTGGCCCCCTCAAACGCCGCTTTGATCAAACGAGCAGCAGAGCTTTGCGCAAAATACGAACGGCCCGTTGCAGCACCAGCCCAGGCGCGGGACATATTGGGTTTGCGCGCCGCATGA
- a CDS encoding autotransporter domain-containing protein, with protein MRVEEIQQNIADFMQSRASQTIAAQPDLIGLLSGTAQDGFNLSATQSDGSFDVSTGAGYPVWGRLQGSWAESGDAENSYFFGAAGAHYAITPDALVGVMLEFDSASQDNEDVTTEGTGYLVGPYFVAKLPEQPLYFEGRYLVGKTENEVSADDTTVAEFDTERTLASVKVAGALEYSELTFTPSLSATQLQDEQLSFVDAADREIAAQSITMTDVALGVDFAMPLSVTTGEFILTGGLSAVMSETSGEGYAEDVIPSFEGERGRVHVGGLYTLMTGVVLSAGANYDGIGTNDYQSWGLRLGFDMEF; from the coding sequence TTGAGGGTTGAAGAAATCCAGCAGAACATCGCTGATTTCATGCAATCACGCGCAAGCCAAACCATCGCAGCCCAACCTGATCTGATTGGCTTACTGTCCGGTACGGCGCAGGATGGGTTCAATTTGTCGGCGACACAAAGCGATGGTAGCTTTGATGTTTCGACCGGTGCAGGTTACCCAGTATGGGGCCGTTTGCAGGGTAGCTGGGCTGAGTCCGGCGACGCAGAAAACAGCTACTTCTTTGGTGCTGCAGGTGCCCACTACGCAATTACACCCGATGCGCTGGTCGGTGTCATGTTGGAGTTTGATAGCGCCAGCCAAGACAACGAGGATGTAACAACGGAAGGTACTGGCTATCTTGTTGGCCCTTATTTCGTGGCGAAGCTACCCGAGCAGCCGTTATATTTTGAGGGTCGGTATCTTGTGGGTAAGACCGAAAATGAGGTGAGCGCGGACGATACGACTGTTGCTGAATTTGACACCGAGCGGACCCTAGCAAGTGTAAAGGTTGCGGGTGCACTGGAATACAGCGAGCTTACTTTCACCCCAAGTCTATCTGCAACGCAGCTACAAGATGAACAACTGTCTTTTGTAGATGCCGCTGATCGCGAAATTGCGGCCCAAAGCATCACCATGACAGATGTAGCTCTTGGCGTAGATTTTGCGATGCCATTGTCAGTTACTACTGGTGAGTTCATCTTGACGGGTGGTCTGTCGGCCGTCATGTCCGAGACATCAGGCGAGGGTTATGCTGAAGATGTCATTCCAAGCTTTGAAGGGGAACGCGGTCGTGTTCACGTTGGTGGTCTCTATACACTTATGACCGGTGTGGTTTTAAGTGCCGGTGCCAATTATGATGGTATCGGTACCAATGACTATCAAAGCTGGGGACTAAGGCTAGGTTTTGACATGGAGTTCTAG
- a CDS encoding TRAP transporter small permease — MSIKAFLAKIITIWALLGGALLLLIVLVTAINAAGFTGDAIARLWDGNVSGLPGYEDAVRMFVGVAALAMFPYAQLHNAHAAVDVFMQYAPNWANRVVMVASGLVLAGIAAWMAYMLSIGTLEVRSDNIETTVLGWPVWIFMPSAVVSCLLWAVAAILNITSPMESADGA, encoded by the coding sequence ATGTCCATCAAGGCTTTTCTGGCCAAAATCATAACCATTTGGGCCTTGTTGGGCGGCGCTTTGCTTTTGCTGATTGTTCTTGTGACCGCGATAAATGCGGCCGGATTCACCGGTGATGCGATTGCACGGCTTTGGGACGGAAACGTCTCGGGGCTGCCCGGTTATGAAGATGCGGTGCGCATGTTTGTCGGGGTTGCTGCGCTCGCCATGTTCCCTTACGCACAGCTACACAACGCACATGCGGCGGTTGATGTGTTCATGCAATATGCGCCGAACTGGGCCAATCGCGTTGTGATGGTTGCCTCGGGGCTTGTACTGGCGGGGATCGCGGCCTGGATGGCCTACATGCTCAGCATCGGCACGCTTGAGGTGCGTTCAGACAATATCGAGACAACCGTTTTGGGCTGGCCTGTCTGGATATTTATGCCCTCTGCTGTCGTGTCATGCCTTCTTTGGGCTGTTGCAGCCATTCTGAACATCACCTCACCCATGGAGTCCGCCGATGGAGCGTGA
- a CDS encoding TRAP transporter substrate-binding protein: MTYPKSVRSRAGAVGTTILLSSSAQAQEFTFSIQHFLSPQAPAQTVLIEPWAKAVEEASDGRIAFEIFPAMALGGAPPELYSQVRDGVADIVWTVPGYTPGIFPRLEVFELPGVHGGDARATNLAIQDMMDDLSADFEDIHLLLAHVHTGNALHVANAEVVNAAEFEGLKVRSPSRTGAWMLEELGAEPVGMPVPDLPQALARGTVDAGLVPFEVAIPLGLADLTDVSVELDGGNRFGTATFLFAMNKDSYNSLPADLQQVIDERSGMAIAAAMGEAWNNIEPIGKQRALDAGKAVVQLSAEVSAEFAAPFDATVARWVAEATGNGIDAEALLEKARAAIAANSQ, translated from the coding sequence GTGACATATCCAAAAAGTGTACGTAGCCGCGCAGGCGCAGTTGGGACCACAATACTGTTGTCGTCATCCGCACAGGCGCAAGAATTCACATTCTCCATACAGCACTTTCTTAGCCCGCAAGCGCCCGCGCAGACGGTGCTGATTGAGCCGTGGGCAAAAGCGGTGGAAGAGGCCTCGGACGGGCGCATCGCGTTCGAAATTTTCCCGGCAATGGCATTGGGTGGCGCGCCACCCGAACTTTACAGCCAGGTTCGGGACGGCGTTGCCGACATCGTCTGGACGGTGCCCGGATACACGCCGGGGATTTTCCCAAGACTTGAGGTCTTTGAACTGCCAGGCGTTCACGGTGGCGACGCACGCGCAACCAATCTGGCCATTCAGGACATGATGGACGATCTGTCCGCCGATTTCGAAGACATCCATTTGCTGCTGGCCCATGTGCATACCGGAAACGCGCTGCATGTGGCGAATGCCGAAGTCGTCAATGCCGCTGAGTTTGAGGGTTTGAAAGTCCGCAGCCCATCGCGCACCGGTGCATGGATGCTTGAAGAGCTGGGCGCCGAACCTGTCGGGATGCCCGTTCCGGATTTACCGCAGGCTCTGGCCAGGGGGACGGTTGACGCTGGGCTTGTTCCGTTTGAGGTCGCGATTCCACTGGGGCTTGCTGATCTGACGGACGTTTCGGTCGAACTTGATGGTGGGAACCGTTTTGGTACGGCGACCTTCCTGTTCGCCATGAACAAGGACAGCTACAACTCACTTCCCGCTGATCTGCAGCAAGTCATTGATGAGCGGTCCGGCATGGCAATCGCTGCCGCAATGGGCGAGGCTTGGAACAACATCGAACCTATCGGCAAACAACGCGCGCTGGATGCGGGCAAAGCCGTGGTGCAGCTGTCCGCCGAAGTATCTGCCGAATTTGCGGCCCCTTTCGATGCGACAGTTGCGCGTTGGGTTGCAGAGGCGACCGGAAACGGCATTGATGCAGAGGCGCTTTTGGAAAAAGCGCGGGCTGCGATTGCGGCAAACAGCCAGTAA
- the pcaC gene encoding 4-carboxymuconolactone decarboxylase, giving the protein MQSDPAADDQADAGMTIRKSVLGAEHVNRAVAQTTSLDAAFQSLITSGAWGTVWANPDISARERSMLTLALLAATGNFEEIPMHIRATRRTGASERDIAQCFQHVAIYAGVPRANHALKLAKQTLKEMAADD; this is encoded by the coding sequence GTGCAAAGCGACCCGGCAGCGGATGACCAAGCGGATGCCGGGATGACCATTCGCAAATCAGTCTTGGGGGCCGAGCATGTGAACCGCGCCGTCGCGCAAACCACATCGCTCGATGCCGCGTTTCAGTCGCTGATCACATCAGGCGCATGGGGCACGGTCTGGGCCAATCCCGATATTTCAGCGCGCGAGAGGTCCATGCTGACGCTCGCGCTTCTGGCGGCCACCGGCAATTTCGAAGAAATCCCGATGCATATCCGCGCCACCCGGCGTACCGGTGCCAGCGAACGCGATATCGCGCAGTGCTTTCAGCATGTTGCGATCTATGCGGGCGTGCCGCGAGCCAATCACGCGCTGAAACTGGCAAAGCAAACGCTAAAAGAAATGGCCGCTGATGACTGA
- a CDS encoding rhodanese-like domain-containing protein produces MKSAKTYLEDANAIVPRISAQEAIAKHTAGGATFIDVRDSADIAKTGTIAGAHRIPRGFMEFAADPDMQFHNPVLQKDAALYLVCGAGGQAALAGKTLMDMGYSNVTNVGGIGDWKEAGGPTEE; encoded by the coding sequence ATGAAATCCGCCAAGACCTATCTGGAAGATGCAAACGCCATTGTTCCACGCATCTCTGCGCAAGAGGCTATTGCCAAACATACTGCAGGCGGCGCCACTTTTATTGATGTACGCGATAGCGCCGATATTGCAAAGACTGGCACAATCGCAGGGGCACACCGCATCCCGCGCGGCTTTATGGAATTTGCGGCCGACCCCGACATGCAATTCCACAACCCTGTTTTGCAAAAGGACGCGGCCCTTTATCTCGTCTGCGGCGCTGGCGGACAGGCGGCGCTCGCGGGGAAGACCCTGATGGATATGGGCTATAGCAACGTCACCAATGTTGGCGGCATCGGCGATTGGAAAGAAGCGGGCGGACCGACTGAGGAGTAA
- the ribA gene encoding GTP cyclohydrolase II, with protein MGFSPDITERLARARSDLRMGVPIVLSEGLIVLAVETLDSERFAHLRTINGAPVLSITGWRAKTLKARAYDGDVARVLVPENMGLNWVQSVADPAGDLAHPMKGPLQTLREGSAGPHRAAIALAKAARLLPAVISADIGDPVGFAAAHDLTLISAEAVLNAERGTLRRIIHARLPLEVSEAGRLHIFRPDDGAEEHYAVEIGSPDRSQPVLSRLHSACLTGDLLGSLKCDCGPQLRGALAQMGAEGVGVLLYLNQEGRGIGLANKMRAYSLQDQGFDTVEANHRLGFEDDERDFRIGAEILARMGFSAVRLLTNNPAKVERMEASGIKVAERVPLKVGENQHNTAYLATKAAKSGHLL; from the coding sequence ATGGGATTTTCTCCCGATATTACAGAACGGCTGGCCCGCGCCCGGTCGGATTTGCGCATGGGCGTCCCGATTGTTTTGTCTGAAGGGCTGATCGTCCTTGCAGTCGAAACGCTTGATTCTGAAAGATTTGCGCATTTACGCACAATAAATGGTGCGCCAGTGCTGAGTATTACCGGCTGGCGGGCCAAAACTCTCAAAGCGCGCGCATATGATGGGGATGTCGCCCGGGTTCTAGTCCCGGAGAATATGGGGTTGAATTGGGTGCAATCGGTCGCTGATCCTGCCGGGGATCTGGCGCATCCGATGAAAGGCCCGCTGCAGACATTGCGTGAGGGGTCGGCAGGCCCGCACCGCGCTGCAATCGCTTTGGCCAAGGCTGCCCGTCTGTTACCGGCCGTGATCAGTGCCGATATCGGTGATCCGGTAGGTTTTGCCGCCGCGCATGATTTGACGTTGATATCGGCCGAGGCCGTTTTGAACGCAGAGCGTGGCACTTTGCGTCGTATTATCCATGCCCGGCTGCCGCTTGAGGTATCCGAAGCAGGCCGTTTGCATATTTTCCGCCCCGATGATGGTGCGGAAGAACATTATGCTGTTGAGATCGGCAGCCCAGACCGCAGCCAGCCCGTTCTGTCCCGCTTGCATTCGGCTTGTCTGACCGGCGATTTGCTCGGCTCGCTCAAATGCGATTGCGGGCCGCAGTTACGCGGCGCTCTGGCCCAGATGGGGGCCGAAGGTGTCGGTGTGCTGTTGTATCTTAATCAAGAGGGGCGGGGGATTGGGCTGGCCAATAAGATGCGGGCCTACTCATTACAGGATCAGGGGTTTGACACGGTTGAGGCCAATCACCGCCTGGGTTTTGAAGATGACGAACGGGATTTTCGGATCGGGGCCGAGATCCTCGCACGGATGGGGTTTTCTGCCGTCCGATTGCTCACAAACAACCCCGCCAAGGTCGAACGGATGGAAGCAAGCGGGATCAAAGTGGCAGAAAGGGTGCCGCTAAAAGTCGGAGAGAACCAGCACAACACTGCGTATCTGGCGACGAAAGCGGCCAAGTCAGGGCATTTGCTCTGA
- the pcaH gene encoding protocatechuate 3,4-dioxygenase subunit beta, which produces MTEQAFKPRDLSWHPPALYPDYRSTHLRAPQQQLLHMPQTKTELTGPTFGQADLSPLDDDLILNYAASGQMAQGPRIIVHGKLLDEDGRPVPGKLIEVWQANAGGRYRHVNDGYLAPLDDNFGGCGRCLSGDDGSYSFRTILPGPYPWPNGGNNWRPAHIHFSVFGDGFAQRLITQMYFEGDPHIPLCPIVQAIPDDHAIDRLVARLDMERTIPMDIRAYRFDIVLRGRNATIFENQMEGT; this is translated from the coding sequence ATGACTGAACAGGCTTTCAAACCCCGGGACCTGAGCTGGCACCCTCCCGCCCTCTATCCCGATTACCGGTCAACGCATCTGCGCGCGCCGCAGCAACAGCTGTTGCATATGCCGCAGACCAAAACCGAACTGACGGGGCCAACCTTTGGGCAGGCGGATCTCAGCCCGTTGGACGACGACCTGATCCTGAATTACGCCGCCAGCGGGCAGATGGCGCAAGGGCCGCGCATCATTGTGCATGGCAAGCTGCTGGATGAAGACGGCCGGCCTGTCCCCGGCAAGCTGATTGAGGTGTGGCAGGCCAACGCTGGCGGTCGCTACCGGCATGTGAATGACGGCTACCTCGCCCCGCTTGATGACAACTTTGGCGGCTGCGGGCGCTGTCTTTCGGGGGACGATGGCAGCTACAGTTTCCGCACAATCCTGCCCGGGCCTTACCCATGGCCCAATGGGGGAAACAATTGGCGGCCCGCACATATCCATTTCTCTGTTTTTGGGGATGGGTTTGCCCAGCGCCTGATCACGCAGATGTATTTCGAAGGCGATCCCCATATCCCGCTATGCCCCATTGTACAGGCGATCCCGGATGATCATGCCATTGATCGGCTTGTCGCCCGGCTGGATATGGAACGGACGATACCAATGGATATTCGTGCCTACCGCTTTGATATTGTCTTGCGCGGACGGAACGCCACCATATTCGAAAACCAGATGGAGGGCACCTGA
- a CDS encoding response regulator transcription factor codes for MGQLKKILLVDDDDDLREALGEQLLMTEEFDVFEADDGASALVKAKEGLYDLMILDVGLPDTDGRELCRVLRKQGVKCPILMLTAQDSDADTILGLDAGANDYVSKPFKFPVLLARIRSQLRTHEQSEDAVFQLGPYTFKPAQKMLVTEDDKKVRLTEKETNILKFLYRSTEGVVARDVLLHEVWGYNAGVTTHTLETHIYRLRQKIEPDPSNARLLVTESGGYRLVA; via the coding sequence ATGGGACAACTCAAAAAGATTTTGCTCGTCGATGATGACGATGATTTGCGCGAAGCACTGGGTGAACAGTTGCTGATGACCGAAGAATTTGACGTCTTCGAAGCTGACGACGGGGCCAGCGCGCTCGTGAAGGCGAAAGAAGGCCTCTATGATTTAATGATCCTTGATGTGGGCCTGCCCGACACCGATGGGCGCGAGCTTTGCCGCGTGCTGCGCAAGCAAGGTGTGAAATGCCCGATTCTCATGCTTACCGCGCAAGATAGTGACGCGGACACGATTTTGGGTCTCGATGCGGGCGCCAATGATTATGTCAGCAAACCGTTCAAGTTTCCGGTCCTTCTGGCGCGTATCCGCAGCCAGCTGCGCACCCATGAACAATCCGAAGACGCGGTCTTCCAGCTTGGGCCTTATACCTTCAAACCAGCCCAGAAAATGCTTGTCACAGAAGACGATAAGAAGGTGCGGCTGACGGAAAAGGAAACAAACATCCTGAAATTCCTTTATCGTTCAACCGAAGGTGTGGTCGCCCGCGACGTCCTACTTCACGAGGTTTGGGGCTATAATGCGGGTGTGACCACGCACACATTAGAGACACATATTTACCGTCTTCGCCAAAAAATAGAACCAGATCCGTCCAATGCCCGCCTTCTTGTGACCGAATCCGGTGGTTATCGATTAGTGGCGTAG
- the pobA gene encoding 4-hydroxybenzoate 3-monooxygenase: MTRSHKTQVCIIGSGPSGLLLAQFLAKAGIDTIVIDRKDRAYIEGRIRAGVLEQGAVAGLDEAGVSDRLHTEGLLHDGFDLAFDGDRHRIDLKGLTGKSVMVYGQTEVTKDLFDARTADGQQFFFNVEDVTLDALTSGAPKVRFQHDGQAHEITCDFVAGCDGYHGVSRKAIPADVLKTFERVYPFGWLGILVEKPPVSHELIYANHQRGFALASMRSETRSRYYIQCNASDDVADWSDDRFWDEFATRLGEDTAAKLQIGASFEKSIAPLRSFVAEPMQYGNLFLAGDAAHIVPPTGAKGLNLAVADVRLLSRALIEHFTRGNGAYLETYSEVALKRVWKVERFSWQLSMLMHQFPDHSPFERRMQRAEFDYIASSEVASQVIAENYVGLPLE, translated from the coding sequence TTGACCCGATCACATAAGACGCAAGTCTGCATCATTGGCTCTGGCCCCAGCGGGCTTTTGCTTGCGCAATTCCTCGCAAAGGCCGGAATTGATACCATTGTCATCGATCGCAAGGATCGCGCCTATATCGAGGGACGCATTCGGGCCGGGGTGCTTGAACAGGGGGCCGTCGCCGGGCTGGACGAGGCCGGGGTGTCAGACCGCCTGCATACCGAAGGGCTGCTGCATGACGGGTTTGATCTGGCTTTTGACGGCGACCGGCACCGGATCGATCTTAAAGGGCTGACCGGGAAATCGGTGATGGTCTATGGGCAGACCGAGGTCACAAAAGACCTGTTTGACGCGCGCACCGCAGACGGCCAGCAGTTCTTTTTCAACGTCGAAGATGTGACCTTGGACGCGTTGACCTCTGGCGCCCCCAAAGTGCGTTTTCAACACGACGGGCAGGCCCATGAGATCACTTGCGACTTTGTGGCGGGCTGCGATGGGTATCACGGGGTGTCCCGCAAGGCGATCCCGGCGGATGTGCTGAAGACATTTGAGCGGGTCTATCCCTTTGGCTGGCTGGGCATCTTGGTCGAAAAACCCCCTGTCAGCCATGAATTGATCTATGCCAACCATCAGCGCGGCTTTGCCCTTGCCTCGATGCGATCAGAAACGCGCAGCCGGTACTACATCCAATGCAACGCTAGTGATGACGTGGCCGATTGGTCCGATGATCGGTTTTGGGATGAATTTGCCACCCGGCTTGGTGAAGACACGGCCGCAAAGCTGCAGATCGGGGCCTCATTTGAAAAATCCATTGCGCCGTTGCGGTCGTTCGTGGCCGAACCGATGCAGTATGGAAACTTGTTCCTGGCCGGGGATGCGGCACATATCGTCCCGCCAACCGGCGCAAAGGGGCTGAATTTGGCGGTGGCTGATGTACGGCTCTTGTCACGGGCCTTGATTGAACACTTCACCCGAGGCAATGGCGCCTATCTTGAAACCTATTCAGAGGTCGCGCTGAAACGGGTCTGGAAAGTTGAGCGCTTCTCTTGGCAACTGTCGATGCTGATGCACCAGTTCCCGGACCATTCCCCGTTTGAGCGGCGGATGCAGCGGGCTGAGTTTGATTACATCGCCTCGTCCGAAGTAGCATCACAGGTGATTGCTGAAAACTATGTTGGCCTGCCGCTGGAGTAG
- a CDS encoding TRAP transporter large permease, giving the protein MERELIGVYGLGALFVLIVLRIPVALAMLITGIVGTWVLSLFSPFIKFGPYMLQFKTALWNSVANYDLSVVPLFVLMGFLAAETGLSRDLFQGLSALTRKFRGGVAMATILACAGFGAVSGSSIATASTMSRVALPELRRLRYDEGLSTGVLAAGGTLGILIPPSVALVIYAIVVEAPIIDMFQAAIIPGILAVLFFLVVVRIRIARNPSLAPIPEEMEKAEIRKAIRRLWPVGLIFGSIILGLGMGLFTPTPAAGVGVFLILVYGLILRWVSDEGLTWARLKAALLATAKTASMIYFILFSADVLKGFFARTGLPAWLSEWAATSTLEPYMILVAMLLILIVLGCFMESLSMILVIVPFFWPVLIQLNGGEWVSADDAAFGMSTDDLRIWFGILALIVVELGLITPPVGLNVFVIKSFSPNTGLGVIFRGVAPFFGIELIRVAVLVLLPVLSLYLPHVL; this is encoded by the coding sequence ATGGAGCGTGAACTAATCGGCGTCTACGGACTTGGCGCTTTATTTGTCCTGATCGTGCTGCGTATCCCGGTTGCATTGGCCATGCTGATCACAGGCATTGTTGGGACTTGGGTGCTTAGCCTGTTCTCACCCTTCATCAAATTCGGCCCTTACATGCTGCAATTCAAAACTGCGCTTTGGAATTCGGTTGCGAATTACGATCTGTCGGTTGTGCCGTTGTTTGTGCTGATGGGCTTTTTGGCGGCCGAAACGGGCCTAAGCCGCGATCTGTTTCAAGGGCTAAGTGCCCTGACCCGCAAGTTCCGCGGCGGCGTCGCGATGGCGACGATTCTGGCCTGTGCGGGCTTTGGCGCGGTCAGCGGATCATCTATCGCAACCGCCTCAACCATGAGCCGGGTGGCATTGCCGGAACTGCGCCGGCTTCGCTATGATGAGGGCCTGTCAACAGGGGTGCTGGCCGCTGGCGGTACATTGGGCATTTTGATCCCGCCCTCTGTGGCACTGGTGATTTACGCGATCGTCGTCGAAGCGCCGATCATAGATATGTTCCAGGCCGCGATCATCCCCGGCATTCTGGCTGTCCTCTTTTTCCTTGTGGTCGTGCGTATCCGGATCGCGCGCAACCCATCGCTTGCGCCCATCCCAGAGGAAATGGAGAAGGCCGAGATACGAAAAGCCATCCGCCGCCTTTGGCCCGTTGGACTGATCTTTGGCTCAATCATTCTGGGGCTGGGCATGGGGCTGTTTACCCCGACACCTGCCGCCGGTGTCGGCGTGTTCCTGATCCTTGTTTACGGGCTTATTCTGCGATGGGTATCCGATGAGGGTTTGACATGGGCGCGGCTGAAAGCGGCCTTGCTGGCGACCGCAAAAACCGCGTCGATGATTTACTTCATCTTGTTCTCTGCGGACGTTCTCAAAGGGTTCTTTGCACGCACAGGCCTGCCCGCATGGCTCAGCGAATGGGCGGCGACATCGACGCTTGAGCCTTACATGATCTTGGTGGCCATGTTGCTGATCCTGATCGTTCTGGGCTGTTTCATGGAAAGCCTGTCCATGATCCTGGTGATCGTTCCGTTTTTCTGGCCGGTCCTGATTCAGTTGAATGGCGGTGAATGGGTCAGCGCTGATGATGCTGCTTTCGGGATGAGCACAGATGACCTGCGGATCTGGTTTGGAATACTTGCGCTCATTGTAGTCGAATTAGGCTTGATCACACCGCCGGTTGGCTTGAATGTCTTTGTGATCAAATCCTTTTCGCCAAATACCGGGCTTGGCGTGATCTTTCGCGGGGTTGCGCCTTTCTTTGGAATCGAATTGATCCGGGTCGCCGTTCTGGTACTACTGCCGGTCCTGTCCCTTTATCTTCCACATGTCTTGTAA
- the pcaG gene encoding protocatechuate 3,4-dioxygenase subunit alpha, with the protein MRLKESPSQTAGPYVHIGCAPQTAGLERRGMGPQLGRDMVRSDTAEKIDLMLTVRDGADDLVKDALIEIWQANADGGYAADERFSNWGRQATDLSTGLARFETIKPPASANQAPHILVWIVARGINLGLTTRIYFPDENNGSDPVLALAGTRAGTLIAEKAPSGYAHTIHLQGPQETVFFDV; encoded by the coding sequence ATGCGCCTCAAGGAAAGCCCATCCCAGACGGCAGGACCCTATGTGCATATCGGTTGCGCCCCTCAAACCGCCGGTCTTGAAAGACGCGGCATGGGTCCGCAACTGGGGCGCGACATGGTTCGCAGTGACACCGCAGAGAAGATCGATTTGATGCTTACTGTGCGCGACGGGGCGGACGATCTGGTGAAAGACGCGCTGATTGAAATCTGGCAAGCCAATGCGGATGGCGGCTATGCGGCGGATGAGCGGTTTTCCAACTGGGGGCGTCAGGCGACCGATCTTTCAACAGGGTTGGCCCGCTTTGAAACCATCAAACCCCCGGCATCGGCGAACCAGGCACCGCATATCCTTGTCTGGATCGTGGCGCGCGGGATCAATTTGGGGCTGACAACGCGGATCTACTTTCCAGATGAAAACAATGGGTCAGACCCGGTGCTGGCTTTGGCCGGAACACGCGCCGGAACGCTGATTGCGGAAAAAGCACCATCGGGCTACGCCCATACCATTCACCTTCAAGGCCCTCAGGAAACGGTGTTCTTTGATGTCTGA